The genomic stretch CACGGCGGTCGTTTTTTGATTTATGACGCCGATCGCGGCCTCGTCGGCTATGATCGCGGCGATCGTCTGCTCGGGCGTATCCTGCGGGATCGCGATCATATCGAGCCCCACCGAGCAGATCGCGGTCATCGCTTCGAGCTTTTCCAAATTTAACGAGCCCGCGCGCACTGCGGCTATCATGCCCTCGTCTTCGGAGACAGGGATAAACGCGCCGCTAAGCCCGCCTACTTGGTTGCACGCCATCACTCCGCCCTTTTTGACCGCGTCGTTTAGCAGCGCTAGCGCAGCCGTCGTGCCGTGCGTGCCGACGCGCTCTAGTCCCATCTCCTCAAGCACGCGCGCGACCGAATCGCCCACCGCCGGAGTCGGAGCCAGCGAGAGATCGACGATACCGAATTTCACGCCCAGGCGCTCGGACGCCATTTGGCCTACGAGCTGTCCGATGCGCGTAATCTTAAACGCCGTCTTTTTCACGGTCTCGGCGACCACGTCAAAGCTCGCTCCGCGCACCTTCTCAAGCGCGCGCTTAACGACGCCTGGGCCGCTAACGCCCACGTTTATGACGACTTCGGCCTCGCCCACGCCGTGAAATGCGCCCGCCATAAAGGGATTATCCTCGACGGCGTTGGCAAATACGACGAGCTTTGCGGCGCCAAGATCCGAAAGCCGCGCCGTCTCTTTTATCACGCGCCCCATGTCGGCGACCGCGCTCATATTTATGCCCGTCTTGGTCGAGCCGATATTTACCGACGAGCAGACCTTCTGCGTCGCAGCGAGCGCGGCGGGGATGGAGTCGATTAAAATTTTATCGCCCTTGGAGTAGCCCTTTTGTACTAGCGCCGAAAAGCCGCCGATAAAGTCGATACCGACCTTTTGCGCCGCCTCGTCCATCGCTCTAGCAAGCGGCACGTAGCTCACGGCATCCGTCGCCGCGCCGATGATGGCGATAGGCGTTACGCAGACGCGCTTATTTACGATCGGGATGCCAAGCTCTGCTGAAATTTCATTGCCGACCTTTACCAGATCGCGCGCCTTGTCGGTGATCTTGGCGTAAATTTTCTCCGTGGCTTTGCCCATATCGGGATCGATACAGTCGAGCAGACTGATGCCCATCGTGATCGTGCGGATGTCGAAATTTTGCTCCTCGATCATCGCGATCGTTTCGGTTACGTTTTTGATGTCCATCTGCGCGCCTTAGATGTTGTGCATGGTGTCAAATATCGCCGAGCTTTGGATATTTATCTTTACTTTTAGCTTTTCGCCAAGCTCGTTTAGCTCCCCTCTTAGAGCTGTGAAGTCCTGCTTTTCCTCGCTGGAAACCACCGCCATCATCGTAAAAAACTCATCCAAAACCGTCTGGCTGATGTCGTCTATGTTTAGCCCAAGCTGCGCGAGCTTGGCCGAAACGCCCGCTACAATGCCGACCTTGTCCTTACCGATCACCGTTACGATCGCTTTCATTTGTCGTTCTCCTAAATTTGTAAATTTGCGAGAATCAAAGCCCAAATTTGAGTAAATTCGGGCTTTAGATTTTAAATTTTACTTCGAGCAAGCGCTCTTGCCGTCCATCACGGGCTGGATAGACGAGTTGTCCGCGCCGCCGTCATCGTTGATATTTTCGATTATTTCCCACAGTCTAGCCGCCGCTTTTTCGTAGCGTTTAGCCGTGACCGAGTTTGGCTCGTAAAAGCTCACCGGCTTGCCGCTGTCGCCGCCGACTCTAACGGCAGGCTCGATAGGTATCTCGGCTAGCACTTCGGTACCGTAGGCTTTTGCCACTTCCTCGGTCGTGCCTTTGCCAAATATATCATACTCCTTGCCGCTTTCAGGGCAGATAAAGCCGCTCATGTTTTCCACGATGCCCGCGATCGGGATGTGAAGCTTCTCAAACATATCAAGTGCTCTTTTGCTATCATCTAGCGCTACCACTTGCGGCGTCGTGACGCACACGCCAGCAGTCACCGGCACGCTTTGAGCTAGAGTTAGCTGTGCGTCGCCCGTTCCCGGAGGCATATCGAGAAACAACACGTCCAGCTCGCTCCAAAACACGTCTTTTAGCAGCTGTTCGATAGCTTTCATGATCATCGAACCGCGCCAGATGAGGCTCATACCTTCTTCCATTAGCACGCCCATACTCATCATCTCGACGCCGTGAGTTAGGATCGGTTTTAGTTTGTTGCCGACGACTTGAGGCTGAGTGCCCACTTCGCCGAGCATTCTAGGGATATTTGGACCGTAGATGTCGGCGTCTAGGATGCCTACTTTTTTGCCTAGCTTCGCCATCGAGATAGCTAAATTTAGCGTCGTAGTGCTCTTGCCCACGCCGCCTTTGCCCGAGCTTACCATTACGAAATTTTTGATCTGCGGAGCGATGTTTTTACCGCTTTGTGTGTTGCTTTTTTCCTCTGGGATTTTTGGTTGGATGATGCTAACAACGCACTCGTTTGAGCCCATCACGCGCTTTATATCGGTTCGCAGCTCGTTTGCTACGTCCGGATTTGAGCTTACGATCTCGACCTCGATTAAAATTTTCTCGCCGATTTCGACGTTTTTTACGAATCCAAAGCTCACGATATCTTTCTCAAAGCCCGGATATATCACGCCTTTTAGTCTATTTAAGACATCCTCTTTACTTAACATTTTTCTCCTTCGTTAGATTTTTTGAAATTTTATACGCGCAAAATTTAGGCCCGCACATCGAGCAAAATTCCGCCTTTTTAAACGACTCTTGAGGCAAGCTCTCGTCATGCAACTCGCGTGCTCTTTGGGGATCTAGGCTTAGCTCAAACTGCTTGTTCCAGTCAAAAGCGTATCTAGCGTCGCTCATCGCGTGATCGCGCTCTATCGCGCCTGCCTTGCCTAGCGCGACGTCGGCTGCGTGAGCAGCGATCTTATGCGCTACGATGCCTTCTCTCACATCGTTTGCGTTTGGCAAACCAAGGTGCTCTTTAGGCGTCACGTAGCACAGCATCGAGGCTCCGTAAAAGGCCGCCATCGTCCCGCCGATAGCCGAAGTGATGTGATCATACCCCGCTCCGATGTCCGTAGGCAGCGGTCCTAGCACGTAAAAAGGCGCGCCGTGGCACAGCTCGCGTTCGATTTTCATATTATACTCTATT from uncultured Campylobacter sp. encodes the following:
- a CDS encoding ACT domain-containing protein, which translates into the protein MKAIVTVIGKDKVGIVAGVSAKLAQLGLNIDDISQTVLDEFFTMMAVVSSEEKQDFTALRGELNELGEKLKVKINIQSSAIFDTMHNI
- a CDS encoding Mrp/NBP35 family ATP-binding protein, with the translated sequence MLSKEDVLNRLKGVIYPGFEKDIVSFGFVKNVEIGEKILIEVEIVSSNPDVANELRTDIKRVMGSNECVVSIIQPKIPEEKSNTQSGKNIAPQIKNFVMVSSGKGGVGKSTTTLNLAISMAKLGKKVGILDADIYGPNIPRMLGEVGTQPQVVGNKLKPILTHGVEMMSMGVLMEEGMSLIWRGSMIMKAIEQLLKDVFWSELDVLFLDMPPGTGDAQLTLAQSVPVTAGVCVTTPQVVALDDSKRALDMFEKLHIPIAGIVENMSGFICPESGKEYDIFGKGTTEEVAKAYGTEVLAEIPIEPAVRVGGDSGKPVSFYEPNSVTAKRYEKAAARLWEIIENINDDGGADNSSIQPVMDGKSACSK
- a CDS encoding PFL family protein — protein: MDIKNVTETIAMIEEQNFDIRTITMGISLLDCIDPDMGKATEKIYAKITDKARDLVKVGNEISAELGIPIVNKRVCVTPIAIIGAATDAVSYVPLARAMDEAAQKVGIDFIGGFSALVQKGYSKGDKILIDSIPAALAATQKVCSSVNIGSTKTGINMSAVADMGRVIKETARLSDLGAAKLVVFANAVEDNPFMAGAFHGVGEAEVVINVGVSGPGVVKRALEKVRGASFDVVAETVKKTAFKITRIGQLVGQMASERLGVKFGIVDLSLAPTPAVGDSVARVLEEMGLERVGTHGTTAALALLNDAVKKGGVMACNQVGGLSGAFIPVSEDEGMIAAVRAGSLNLEKLEAMTAICSVGLDMIAIPQDTPEQTIAAIIADEAAIGVINQKTTAVRIIPKGKEGDTLEFGGLLGSAPVMSVNKNSSADFIAR